The Vibrio metoecus sequence TCCATTCGATCCAGATCATACAAGCTCACACCTAACTGACGGCTAAGATGCGTTCGTGCCGCCAACAAACCTTTATTGGTATTGATTCTGACCAATGCGGGTTGGCGCACAAAATCGCGGAACTGCAAATTCGCATTCAGCGCAGCATTCATCAAGGACTGCGAAATCATTTTCTCACGGTAGAAAAGTCGCAAGTGACTGTCGGTTAATGTCGCGAGATCAGCACGTCCTTGCACTGCAAGATAATAAGAGGGACGGCGGTGAGCTATCATCAGCGCCACGACCTGACGCAAAGCCAAACCTTGTTCAGCTAAATCCGCAGAATGATTAAGTCGGCTATCTAGCAGTTGATTCACTCGTTCAGGATCAGCGGCAAACCATACCCACAAACCATCGCCTAAACCATGAACTTCTCCATAACCGGGGGCGGCGGATAACGGTACAGAGTTCAAGTATGCCCAAACCACGAGTTTGCGCGCTTCTAACGTATTCGCACCTAATCGATACGCCCGTACACTGGCAGAAACCATCTGACGAATTTTTTCTTGCGGGCTATACGTCAAACCATCTTCTGAATGACGATACTTTTCAACTTGAGTCGCCAAAGTACTTCCCCCTGCGGAGGGAGAATCAAGATCCAGAGCTTTACCCACTTGCGTCAATGCCGCTTTAAAAAAGCGTGGCCAATCCACCGCAGGGTTAACCAAAGGATTTTTCTCGCTGAGCAAGTCACGGTTTTCGATAAACAGCAGTGACTGCACAATGAGGTCAGGGATCGTATTAAACTCGGAGTAATGATGGCCTGGGTAACGGAACTGGTAAACCGGCTCAGCACGACAATCCATTAAGGTTAATCCCGCCTGCACTTTCTCCGTATAAGGCACAAACAAACTCGACTGAGCATAACGGTAAAGCTCATCAGAAAAACGAACTTGTTGACGAATCGCAAAGCCACGTTGCAATAACCGCTCTTGAATGCTCGGTAAAGCCACATAGCCCAAACGTTGATCGAAAGGACCATAGCTTGGAAAGGTAATTTTATCACTCGGTCCTGATTCAACTTGATAAGTCAGCCCTGCCGCATACCGACTGATTTCACGCGATTGCAGAGTGGAGGTTTCCATTTCATGATACAGGGCTGCTCCCGCTGCCGTACCCGCGATAAGTACGATAAAAAGCCAGAATCGTGGTTTGTTTTTTTGTGCGCGTCGACGCTTTTTTAACACGCGCCGAGGAATAGAGTCAGATGCCACTTAATTGAATCCGTTTAATCACTGAGAGTGTAGCCAAAAGGCAACAGGAAGAAGTCATCGTTAAACGATGATAATGGTACAGAAGTGTAAAGAAGTTACCGAATTTAGCGAACAGCATTTTCTTATCTGATTGAAATCGTCCCTGATGTATTTGCAAGGCCATCAGCACACTAAGCATGGCGCACATCATTGCATAATGCCGATCACGTGAAAAGTACCCATCACAAGAAAAATACTTGTCATGCCACAGTTACCGAATCCTGTTAGGGAAGTATTCATATTTATGACAAAAACAAACAGAAATATTGGTTTTACCTATGAGCTTTTCGGTTAGTATTGGTCGTTTGTTCCTTGATGGATAAACCATAAATACGAGGTCCCCATGTCTAACCAACCCAGTCTCTACATTATCGAAGACGATAGTAAACTTCGCGAAATGTTGGCCGAGTACATGACCACTCAAGGCTTCCAAGTCACTACGTTTTCTACTGGCGCCACCGCTCCAGAACAAATTTTACTCAATCAGCCAGATCTGGTGCTGCTGGATCTCATGTTACCGGGTGAAAATGGCCTGACAATTTGTAGACAGATCCGCGCTCAATTTCTCGGTAAGATTTTAATGCTTACCGCCAGTGATGATGATTTTGACCATGTCGCCGCACTTGAAATGGGTGCTGATGACTTCGTAAATAAACCGATCAAACCGAGAGTGCTTTTAGCCAGAATCCGGATGCTGATGCGGCGGGAAGAACGAGCTACCAGCCCTGATGTTACCCATCTATTACAATTTGGCGGTCTAGTGCTTAATCAAAGTCGGCGCAGTTGTGAATTAGAAGGTGATGCGATCAATTTATCCGACAGTGAATTCGATTTGCTGTGGTTACTGGCCTCTTCTGCCGATCAAGTAGTGTCACGCGAATTTTTGACTAAAGCCCTGCGAGGCATTGAATACGATGGGTTAGATCGCACGGTAGACAACAAGATCGTCACGCTGCGTAAAAGGCTGTGTGATGATTCCAACACGCCTAAACGCATCATCACCGTACGTGGTAAGGGTTATTTGTTTGTACCTGACACTTGGTAATTCCAAGCAGATTTAAAGGAAACCTATGCGCCGTATTTACATCGAGTCGCTTGTCTCGCTGATCGTGCTTTTTTTTGGCAGTTTAGTCAGCTATAGCCTGATTGTTTATGAGTTAGATACTGATTATGACTATGTGCTAGAAGACTTTCAGGCCGAAGGTTTACACACCTTATTAAGCCAGATAGCTCAATTAGACAGTCCACAAGCAGCCGATACTGCACTGCGTGACTATGCTCAACACATCCATAAAACGCTCTCCGAATTACCGCTTACTGAGCTGCCACCAGAGGTGCAAAAGCATTTCACTCAAACCATCGAGCACTCTCCAATCTATCATGATGATGACCGGAACCTATGGCTACAACTGGGATCCAATGAGCAGATTTATCTCCTCAAACCAGATAGTCACTCCCCTGTCTATCAGGCCATAGAACGTGCCGATAGCCTGCTTTGGGTATTTATGCTTGGTGGTTTTGCGCTCTACTGTATGTTTTTGATTTGGTTCCTAAGCCGTCGTCTACGTGAATTGGAACAAGTCACCCACGACTTTGCTAACGGCCACTTACAAGCCAGAGCGAGTACCAAAAGTAGTAAAAGCGTTGGAAAACTTAACCACAGCTTTAACTTGATGGCAGATAAAATCTCACACCTGATCCTGAGTAATAAAGCACTGACCAATGCAATAGCGCATGATTTACGTACCCCTATTTTTCGAATCCAGTGGCAAGCCGAAGTGTTGGCCGAAAGCCAATTGAGTGACAAACAGCACCAGCAAATTGCCAGTATTATTGAAGATACCGAAGAAATGGAAACCATGGTCGATGAGCTGCTGTATTACGCTAAGTTAGAACATCCAGAGAGCGAAATACAAAGCCAAAGTTTAGAAGTCAATCAGTGGCTCGCCGATTTCATTGATGAACAAAGCCATAAAAGTACATTACAAATCCAGTATCTCCCCTCTTTACAACCGCTGTGCTTGGACGCCGATCCACAGCTCCTCTCACGCGCTTTAATTAATCTGATCCGCAATGCAGAAAAATATGCCGGAGATCGATTGCTGATCGAAGCCAGCAGTCATGATGGAAAGCTTTGTATCGCCGTTCACGATAATGGACCTGGGATTGATGAACTGCATTGGCCGCATATTTTTGACGCGTTCTACAGTACCGATTCATCACGTAACAAAGCGCAATCGGGATTTGGATTGGGTCTTGCGATAGTGAAACAGATCATGGGGCGTCACCAAGGGGAAGTGACACTCACCAAAAGCCCACTGGGTGGAGCTTGCTTCTCTCTTTGGTTACCCTTACACACGACGGATTAATTTCCCGACTTACCTTCAACAACGCCTTTAGTCATAACATGTTGGCGCACCATCCCCTCCATACAATAAGTCAGCTCATCGGATAATGATGAGCTGACTTTCAACCGTTCTTCAGTACCAAATAACGCAAGAACACCCACTTTCCATAACGTTCCGTTCGAGGCGACTGACAAAAGCCCGACATTCCCATACAAACTCTTGATATTGTCCTCACTAGGGATTTTGTACAGTGTTCACATCCAAACACAAGCTCTTAAATGGAAGGACATCATGAAAAACATTGCACTACTGATCACCACATCGCTCATTGCGGGTCACGCTTTTGCAGCGCAAACGTATATCCGAAACGGCAATATTTACACTCACGAAGGGCAATGGGTTGCTGAAGCTGGCGGCTTTGGCAGTAGCGACCTACTGAAAGATCAAGACCAATCTTACGGTGCACTTCTTAACTTTGGTTACCACGGTGAAGATTTCAATGCCGATCTGGCGGGTATTAACTACCGCTTCTTTGGTCAAACTGGCGATGTGATCAATCTCGGTACCTACCTCACTGGCAGTGGTGTCGCTTATGACCAAGATTCAGCCAAAAGTGTCAAAGGAATGGATAAACGCAAAGCCACGGTTGACCTAGGTTTAAATGCGGATATCGCTCTGGGCGATGGAACGGTCTCCACCTACTTCCAACATGATGTCCTCAACGAAGATAAAGGCTATAAAACCGGTGTGAACTACTTCCATATCATCGATTTAGGTGTAGCCGACCTCGTACCTTTCGCGGGTATCAGTTACCAGAGTTCGGACTACAACAACTACTATTTCGGTGTGAAAGACAAAGAAGCAAACGCACAGCGCAAAGCCTACCATGCCGGTGGCGATTTCTCTTACAGCCTCGGTTACAAACTGGTCTACCCAATTAACGAACGTTGGGAAATAACCCAAACCAGTGCTTATACCCGTTTAGGCTCTGACATCGCCAACTCTCCGATTGTCGAAAGTGCGAACCAATGGTTGGTCGGCGCCACCGTTGCCTACCACTTTTAATCCGCTTACAGGCAGGAGCGTGCAGCTCCTGCTTGATTTTTTGCTTGCTTAGTTCTTAGTAATACCCAAACGGCTTTGATATGAACTCACGGATTCATTATTTAAAACATTTATCAACTCTCGCAGCTGAAATTTACCCCGATGTTCGAGGCATAAAAAAACTGCGTTATAACGCTCGCTTCTGCCTATGGGGAGTCTTGATGCCTGAGACATTGACTCGTGTGCAAAACTTACTTAGTCAGCCCTCTTTTCACACGGTACGTCTGCACTACCCGCGCACGTTGGAAAAACCGCTAAAACCTTACGTTTGTGTTAAATGGTCTGCGCGAGAACGCGCTCAGCGTATGATTGAACATTTTGCCTTTCTGGAGAAGCGCCACGCTCAATTACTTCCGCTCATTTATCGCCACCAAGGCTGGCAGTTATATCAGCATGATCTATTTTCAATCCAGCTTTGCCACGGGCCTGAACGTGAAGGTTCTCTGGCATTAGTGTTGCTAAGCCACGATCAACAACCTTTATTTACACTGGCTTTTAATATCAGCGGTAAGGCCAAACCCGTAATCCATATTGGCGCCTTGCAAGGTCCGGGACCGAATGTTGAACATAGGCAAGAGATCATTCGCCAACTCACACATCAGTTACATGGTTTGCGCCCTAAAGCATTGATTATGGAAGTTTTGCTGATTTTGGCTCGTTACTGGGAAATAGAACAAATTTACGGCGTTACCAATCATGGGCATGTTTATCAAGCCCTACGCTATGTGGGTTCAAAACGCAGCTCTGTGCGTTTTCAATATTCTGAATTATGGCAAGAAATGGGGGGTGAGGTTATCAATGCTTATTGGCACGCATTACCTCTACAACCACCACGTAAAGACCCGCTCAGTTTATCGAAAACTAAACGCCGTCTTTACACTAAACGCTACACGTGGCTAACCGAGCTTGAACAATCCATTCAAGCCTCGCTGCAGCCTTGGGATAATTCCCGTCACTAAACGTATCGCCGTATTTTCCCGATACTAACCATGCAGTCGGGAAAGTACGATGGTAGAGTCCAGTTCGCTTTGCCACTCGGTATAATCTAAACGTTTATCAAAAATATAGTGCGTCACTAGACTACGTACACTATCGACCAACGTTTTGGCATTCCATGGTTTTTCAAAATAGTGATGAATGCCCGCCGTGTTAATCGCATTAATCGTATCGGTGTGAGTCGCTTGCCCAGTCAGCAGAACTTTTTTGGTGTGTACAAACCGCGGATCAGCACTAATTTCACTCAACAGTTCAACCCCACTTTTGCCGGGCATAACATGGTCAGAAATCACAACAGCAACGCATTCACCTTGCGCATCTAGGTCATCCATCAGCTCTAGCGCTTCCGCCGCTGATTCACAATCTTCGATATTCAGCCAGCGACTCAGCGGTTCTAAGTCTTGGAGTACCGCACTCAATACTTCGCGTTGGTCATCCACGCATATGATATTCATCTTCTCCATGGTATCCCTCAATTGGTAATTTGATCCTAAAAATGGTTTTGTCCTGATCGCTTTTTACTGCAACCGATCCGCCATAGCCCGATACAATACGTTTCACAATGGCTAACCCAAGCCCTAAACCGAAAGAAAGCCCCTCTTTCTTGGTGGTAAAACTGGGTTGGAAAATTTTCCGCCGCGTCGCCTCATCGATTTCTGGCCCGTTGTTTGCTACCGTGATGTATAGCCGCTGCCGGCTACAACGGGTATGAATATCAATGGTGGGCTCGGTCGTTTGCGCCATCGCATCACACGCATTCTTCACCAAATTTATCCACACTTGCACCCACTCGGTCTGAGAGCCTTTGATAATAGGTAAGGTTCCAGGGCGCATACGAACAGAGACTCGACGTAAGTCACTTTGCAATAAGGCCAATGCCCGATTGATGGTGCTGTTCAAGTCCACCTCTTCATCGAAATGAATCTCCGCGCGGCCAAGCTGTTTGACTGATTTGACAATACCCACAGAATGTTTCGCCGCTAGCCTTAAGTCATGTAGATCCCGCCCCATTTGCCAGTAACGGATCGCCAAATGTGGGTTTCTCAACCAATGGGTAGAAAGTTCGTTAGCGGGAACCGCTCGCGCTAGCTCACGCGCAATGTCTTTAGGCAATTGGTATTGCTTTTCAAATAAGGCACCACGTTCACGTGCCTCGCTCGACGATACCTTTTGTCCAAACAGCAAACCGAAATCAAAGAACTGACTCGCTTCTGGATGCACCTCTTCAAGCAGCTCCATAAACAAAGCTTCTAAGCGTTCAGTTTTACTGCTGACAACGCCTATCGCATTGTTGAGTTCATGGGCAATCCCTGCGGCAAGCTGACCGAGCGTGGTCATCTGTTCGGCAGAATGCAGCCGTTCCAATGCGCGCTCTTTGGCCACCGCTTCTTGCGTGGCTCTTCGCTGCCGCTGAGATAATTCCGCCACAATCACAGGCATAAACTGCGTACTCAGTGAGCCATACTGCTCTACATCCTGCACCGATGTATCACGATCAATCCACGCCAGCTCAACTTCACTGTCCGCAATCACGGTTGATGACGCCGTCCATAAACCAGAGAAAAAACTGTGTACCCCAATAAATGCGCCAGGAGCAGCAGAAAACACTTTAATTCTGCGCTCCCCTTTTTCGGAAAAAAAACCCGATACATGGCCGCTTCTGAGGTAGTACAGCCGATCGTTATAGCCATTTTGTGCCAGCAAAATAGAACCAGAAGGAAGCGTAATCGTACGCTCAGGATGGTTAAAATAACGCTCAATAACTGCCGTAAGTTTGGCCATAACCTTTCCTTAATGACCAACCATATTCAGGATCCACACCATCACGAAGCTCATCAGCACGCCTAGAATCCCTAAAATAACCCCCACCTTCGCCATTTGTTGGCTTTGTACATTACCCGTAGCATGAGCTAGAGCATTTGGTGGAGTACTGATAGGGAGCGACATTCCCAACGAAGCGGCAAACGTCACAACAAGAATCAGTGTCACTTCACCACCAAGTGGTGTGAGAGAAGTCATTGATGCCCCTAATGCTGCCATGATCGGCATTAACAGGTTCGCAGTAGCGGTGTGTGACATAAAATTCGCCATCAGCAAACAGAGTATGGCCGCACCGAGAATCACAACATAGGGTGAATATTGATCAAATGGAATGCTATGGACGACCAGTTCTGCCAGACCGGTTTTATCTAAAGCGAGACCTAAAGCAATACCACCAGAAACCAGCCACAACACATCC is a genomic window containing:
- the ompV gene encoding outer membrane protein OmpV, whose protein sequence is MKNIALLITTSLIAGHAFAAQTYIRNGNIYTHEGQWVAEAGGFGSSDLLKDQDQSYGALLNFGYHGEDFNADLAGINYRFFGQTGDVINLGTYLTGSGVAYDQDSAKSVKGMDKRKATVDLGLNADIALGDGTVSTYFQHDVLNEDKGYKTGVNYFHIIDLGVADLVPFAGISYQSSDYNNYYFGVKDKEANAQRKAYHAGGDFSYSLGYKLVYPINERWEITQTSAYTRLGSDIANSPIVESANQWLVGATVAYHF
- a CDS encoding sensor histidine kinase, producing MAKLTAVIERYFNHPERTITLPSGSILLAQNGYNDRLYYLRSGHVSGFFSEKGERRIKVFSAAPGAFIGVHSFFSGLWTASSTVIADSEVELAWIDRDTSVQDVEQYGSLSTQFMPVIVAELSQRQRRATQEAVAKERALERLHSAEQMTTLGQLAAGIAHELNNAIGVVSSKTERLEALFMELLEEVHPEASQFFDFGLLFGQKVSSSEARERGALFEKQYQLPKDIARELARAVPANELSTHWLRNPHLAIRYWQMGRDLHDLRLAAKHSVGIVKSVKQLGRAEIHFDEEVDLNSTINRALALLQSDLRRVSVRMRPGTLPIIKGSQTEWVQVWINLVKNACDAMAQTTEPTIDIHTRCSRQRLYITVANNGPEIDEATRRKIFQPSFTTKKEGLSFGLGLGLAIVKRIVSGYGGSVAVKSDQDKTIFRIKLPIEGYHGEDEYHMRG
- a CDS encoding response regulator: MEKMNIICVDDQREVLSAVLQDLEPLSRWLNIEDCESAAEALELMDDLDAQGECVAVVISDHVMPGKSGVELLSEISADPRFVHTKKVLLTGQATHTDTINAINTAGIHHYFEKPWNAKTLVDSVRSLVTHYIFDKRLDYTEWQSELDSTIVLSRLHG
- a CDS encoding response regulator produces the protein MSNQPSLYIIEDDSKLREMLAEYMTTQGFQVTTFSTGATAPEQILLNQPDLVLLDLMLPGENGLTICRQIRAQFLGKILMLTASDDDFDHVAALEMGADDFVNKPIKPRVLLARIRMLMRREERATSPDVTHLLQFGGLVLNQSRRSCELEGDAINLSDSEFDLLWLLASSADQVVSREFLTKALRGIEYDGLDRTVDNKIVTLRKRLCDDSNTPKRIITVRGKGYLFVPDTW
- a CDS encoding VirK/YbjX family protein, yielding MNSRIHYLKHLSTLAAEIYPDVRGIKKLRYNARFCLWGVLMPETLTRVQNLLSQPSFHTVRLHYPRTLEKPLKPYVCVKWSARERAQRMIEHFAFLEKRHAQLLPLIYRHQGWQLYQHDLFSIQLCHGPEREGSLALVLLSHDQQPLFTLAFNISGKAKPVIHIGALQGPGPNVEHRQEIIRQLTHQLHGLRPKALIMEVLLILARYWEIEQIYGVTNHGHVYQALRYVGSKRSSVRFQYSELWQEMGGEVINAYWHALPLQPPRKDPLSLSKTKRRLYTKRYTWLTELEQSIQASLQPWDNSRH
- the carS gene encoding histidine kinase CarS; amino-acid sequence: MRRIYIESLVSLIVLFFGSLVSYSLIVYELDTDYDYVLEDFQAEGLHTLLSQIAQLDSPQAADTALRDYAQHIHKTLSELPLTELPPEVQKHFTQTIEHSPIYHDDDRNLWLQLGSNEQIYLLKPDSHSPVYQAIERADSLLWVFMLGGFALYCMFLIWFLSRRLRELEQVTHDFANGHLQARASTKSSKSVGKLNHSFNLMADKISHLILSNKALTNAIAHDLRTPIFRIQWQAEVLAESQLSDKQHQQIASIIEDTEEMETMVDELLYYAKLEHPESEIQSQSLEVNQWLADFIDEQSHKSTLQIQYLPSLQPLCLDADPQLLSRALINLIRNAEKYAGDRLLIEASSHDGKLCIAVHDNGPGIDELHWPHIFDAFYSTDSSRNKAQSGFGLGLAIVKQIMGRHQGEVTLTKSPLGGACFSLWLPLHTTD